One window of Flavobacteriales bacterium genomic DNA carries:
- a CDS encoding MFS transporter encodes MGKPARPASAFAQRTVVPVLIAISASHMLNDIVQSLIPAIYPIVKEKFTLSFTQVGIITLCFQMTASILQPFVGRFTDKRPQPYSLMVGMCFTLAGILALWGAGSFTALLLSVMLVGMGSSIFHPEASRIAHAASGGKRGLAQSVFQLGGNFGSSMGPLLAALIVVPFGLHSLGWFAVIPLIGIFVLQRVGTWYKRSSAIRARRPAKMVVPHGIPRSTVRRSIVILLVLIFSKQFYLASMSSYYTFYLMGKFGLSVRDAQIHLFIFLFAAAIGTLIGGPIGDRYGRKYVIWFSILGSAPFTLLLPHADLMWTGILSAIVGLILSSAFSAILVYAQELVPGKVGMVSGLFFGFAFGMAGIGSALLGALADHTNIAFVFQICSFLPLIGLAAAFLPRVHERYLHPEQAKS; translated from the coding sequence ATGGGTAAGCCCGCCCGCCCCGCTTCCGCCTTCGCGCAACGCACGGTGGTCCCCGTCCTGATCGCCATCAGCGCGTCGCACATGTTGAACGACATCGTGCAGTCGCTGATCCCCGCGATCTATCCCATCGTCAAGGAGAAGTTCACGCTGAGTTTCACGCAGGTGGGCATCATCACGCTTTGCTTCCAGATGACCGCCTCGATCCTGCAGCCCTTCGTGGGGCGTTTCACGGACAAGCGGCCACAGCCTTATTCCCTGATGGTGGGCATGTGTTTCACCCTGGCGGGGATCCTGGCACTGTGGGGCGCGGGCAGCTTCACCGCCCTGCTCCTCTCCGTGATGCTCGTGGGCATGGGTTCCTCCATCTTCCATCCGGAGGCTTCCCGCATCGCGCACGCGGCATCCGGCGGAAAACGTGGCCTTGCACAATCCGTGTTCCAGCTAGGCGGCAACTTCGGGTCCTCCATGGGGCCATTGCTTGCCGCACTGATCGTGGTACCGTTCGGTCTGCACAGCCTGGGCTGGTTCGCGGTGATCCCGCTGATCGGGATCTTCGTGCTGCAGCGGGTGGGGACCTGGTACAAACGCAGTTCAGCGATCCGTGCACGCCGCCCGGCCAAGATGGTGGTACCCCATGGTATCCCGCGCAGCACCGTTAGGCGCTCCATCGTGATCTTGCTCGTGCTGATCTTCTCCAAGCAGTTCTACCTCGCCAGCATGAGCAGCTATTACACCTTCTACCTGATGGGCAAGTTCGGCTTGTCGGTGCGGGATGCCCAGATCCACCTCTTCATTTTCCTCTTCGCCGCCGCCATCGGCACACTTATCGGCGGGCCCATCGGCGACCGCTACGGGCGGAAGTACGTGATCTGGTTCTCCATCCTCGGCTCGGCGCCCTTCACTCTGCTGCTGCCCCATGCGGACCTGATGTGGACCGGTATCCTTTCAGCGATCGTTGGCCTGATCCTCTCCTCCGCTTTCTCCGCCATCCTCGTCTATGCGCAGGAATTGGTGCCGGGCAAGGTGGGCATGGTCTCCGGCCTGTTCTTCGGTTTCGCGTTCGGCATGGCCGGGATCGGTTCCGCGCTGCTCGGTGCGCTAGCGGACCACACCAACATCGCGTTCGTCTTCCAGATCTGCTCGTTCCTGCCGCTGATCGGTCTGGCGGCGGCCTTTTTGCCGCGTGTGCATGAGCGTTACCTGCATCCGGAACAAGCGAAGAGCTGA
- a CDS encoding ATP-binding cassette domain-containing protein, translating into MLATETIVKKYGDHLALDGVSIEVPTGKVFGLLGPNGAGKTTLIRIITRITGPDSGKVLLNGRPMTEADVATMGYLPEERGLYKKMKVGEQAVYFARLKGMDKKEATKRLKDWFERWDMATWWNKKVEELSKGMAQKVQFITTVLHGPQLLILDEPFSGFDPINAELIRLEILRMRDEGVTVMLSTHNMGSVEELCEHIALIDRSKVVLHGSVKDIRKQYSDSTYTIEFKGSKVAFANALAYHGELIDPKEDGGLCTARVKLLHGATLNNVLAATMPVAQILGVHELVPGMHDIFIRAVSEKAPETISTDMTE; encoded by the coding sequence ATGCTCGCAACGGAAACCATCGTTAAGAAATACGGCGACCATCTCGCGTTGGACGGCGTAAGCATAGAAGTCCCTACGGGCAAGGTCTTCGGCCTGCTCGGCCCCAACGGCGCCGGGAAGACCACATTGATCCGGATCATCACCCGCATCACCGGCCCGGACAGCGGCAAGGTGCTCTTGAACGGAAGACCCATGACCGAGGCCGACGTGGCTACCATGGGCTATCTGCCAGAGGAGCGCGGGCTCTACAAAAAGATGAAGGTGGGCGAACAGGCCGTTTATTTCGCCCGGCTGAAAGGGATGGACAAGAAAGAGGCCACCAAGCGGCTCAAGGACTGGTTCGAGCGCTGGGACATGGCCACCTGGTGGAACAAGAAGGTGGAGGAGCTCAGCAAGGGCATGGCCCAGAAGGTCCAGTTCATCACCACCGTGCTGCATGGCCCGCAACTGTTGATCCTGGACGAGCCTTTCAGCGGCTTCGACCCCATCAACGCGGAGCTGATCCGCTTGGAGATCCTGCGTATGCGCGACGAGGGCGTCACGGTGATGTTGAGCACGCACAACATGGGCAGTGTGGAGGAGCTCTGCGAGCACATCGCCCTGATCGATCGCAGCAAGGTGGTCCTCCATGGCAGCGTGAAGGACATCCGCAAACAATACAGCGACTCCACTTACACCATCGAATTCAAAGGGTCGAAGGTGGCCTTTGCCAATGCATTGGCCTACCACGGCGAGCTGATCGACCCCAAAGAGGACGGCGGCCTGTGCACGGCACGGGTGAAACTCCTGCACGGTGCCACGCTGAACAACGTGCTGGCGGCGACCATGCCAGTGGCACAGATCCTCGGCGTACATGAACTGGTGCCCGGCATGCACGACATTTTCATCAGGGCCGTGAGCGAAAAAGCGCCGGAGACCATTTCCACGGACATGACCGAATAA
- a CDS encoding amino acid permease codes for MSRHDTRKPMSVLLAEAEDQGQGTLVRRLGAVSLVALGIGAIIGAGLFSLTGVVAGQHAGPAVVLSFVISAVGCAFAGLCYAEFASIIPIAGSAYTYSFATMGRIWAWVIGWDLVLEYAVGAAMVAISWSQYLNKLLAMHGMHIPEHLMAGPFEGGWFNLPAVIIVALMSLLLARGTRESAGVNAIIVVLKVAVVLVFIFFGWSYINPANLTPFIPPNNGVWGEFGWSGVLRGAGIIFFAYIGFDAVSTAAQETKNPKRNMPIGILGSLAICAVLYVLFGHVMTGLANYTEFGSGTDSLAPVATAIKHTPYVWLQQAVIIAILAGYSSVILVMLMGQSRVFYSMSHDGLLPKVFSDVHPKYRTPFKSNMFFMLFVGAFAAFVPGRVVGEMTSIGTLLAFILVSIGVLIIRKRMPDAPRGFRTPLVPLVPILGVVVCGAMMLALPWDTWLRLVVWLGIGMVVYFRYSAKHSKF; via the coding sequence ATGAGCAGACACGACACCAGGAAACCGATGAGCGTATTGCTCGCGGAAGCGGAGGATCAGGGCCAAGGGACCTTGGTAAGAAGGCTGGGAGCGGTAAGCTTAGTGGCTCTCGGCATCGGGGCCATCATCGGTGCGGGCCTCTTCTCTCTTACCGGCGTGGTGGCGGGGCAGCATGCGGGGCCGGCGGTGGTCCTCTCCTTTGTCATCAGTGCCGTCGGTTGCGCCTTTGCGGGGCTGTGCTATGCGGAGTTCGCCAGCATCATTCCGATCGCCGGCAGTGCCTACACATACAGCTTCGCCACCATGGGCCGCATCTGGGCCTGGGTCATCGGTTGGGACCTCGTGCTTGAGTATGCCGTGGGGGCCGCCATGGTCGCGATCTCCTGGAGCCAATACCTCAACAAACTGCTGGCAATGCACGGCATGCACATCCCCGAGCACCTGATGGCGGGGCCATTTGAGGGCGGATGGTTCAACCTTCCAGCCGTGATCATTGTGGCGTTGATGTCGCTGTTGCTCGCGCGCGGGACCCGCGAAAGTGCCGGGGTAAATGCCATTATCGTGGTACTGAAGGTGGCTGTGGTGCTGGTCTTTATCTTCTTCGGCTGGTCCTACATCAACCCGGCCAATCTCACGCCCTTCATCCCACCGAACAACGGCGTGTGGGGCGAATTCGGTTGGAGCGGGGTGCTCCGTGGTGCGGGCATCATCTTCTTCGCCTACATCGGTTTCGATGCGGTGAGCACCGCCGCACAAGAGACCAAGAACCCCAAGCGCAACATGCCCATCGGCATCCTCGGCTCGCTTGCTATCTGTGCGGTGCTCTATGTGCTGTTCGGCCACGTGATGACCGGCTTGGCGAACTACACCGAGTTCGGTTCGGGGACTGATTCGCTTGCGCCGGTGGCCACCGCCATTAAGCACACGCCCTACGTTTGGCTCCAGCAGGCCGTGATCATCGCCATCCTTGCCGGTTATTCCTCGGTGATCTTGGTGATGCTGATGGGCCAGAGCCGCGTGTTCTACAGCATGAGCCACGACGGCCTGCTCCCGAAGGTCTTCTCCGATGTTCACCCCAAGTACCGTACACCGTTCAAAAGCAACATGTTCTTCATGCTCTTTGTGGGGGCGTTCGCCGCCTTCGTGCCGGGCAGGGTGGTGGGGGAGATGACCAGCATCGGTACGCTGCTCGCCTTCATCCTGGTGAGCATCGGCGTGCTCATCATCCGCAAGCGCATGCCGGACGCACCCCGCGGTTTCCGTACGCCGTTGGTGCCGTTGGTCCCCATTCTGGGCGTGGTCGTATGCGGCGCCATGATGCTGGCTCTTCCTTGGGACACATGGCTGCGCCTGGTGGTGTGGCTCGGCATCGGCATGGTGGTCTACTTCCGCTACAGTGCTAAGCACAGTAAGTTCTGA
- a CDS encoding fatty acid desaturase yields the protein MLQGKDLILATRAYAKEYRGRSWWHVIITLVVLAAGYTGVFLPTPIWAKVICGLLVALTLGRMFVIYHDFLHQSILQHSRAARGIFTVFGWYMLAPVSIWERSHNYHHAHNSKLYTSSIGSFPIVTKEKYLASPKGERTIYMFIRHPITIGLGYIFMFLYGMCIRSLVSNTGKHWDSIVALVFHIAVGTGIFLLAGWPGLVFGFFAPFVISLGLGSYLFYAQHNFPGVQFAEKDGWTYHDAALSSSSHMRMSGVMRWFLANIGYHHIHHLNPRIPFYRLPEVYKAIPELQKAKVTSLLPWDVIKCLRLKVWDTAKQRMVGRREIYA from the coding sequence ATGCTTCAAGGCAAAGATCTCATTCTGGCCACCCGTGCCTACGCGAAGGAATATCGCGGCCGTAGCTGGTGGCATGTCATCATCACCCTTGTGGTGCTGGCCGCAGGCTATACCGGCGTATTCCTCCCCACCCCGATCTGGGCCAAGGTGATCTGCGGCTTATTGGTGGCCCTCACCTTGGGCCGCATGTTCGTGATCTACCACGACTTCCTGCACCAGAGCATCCTCCAGCACTCGAGGGCCGCCCGCGGGATCTTTACAGTCTTCGGCTGGTACATGCTGGCCCCCGTGAGCATCTGGGAGCGCAGCCACAATTACCACCACGCCCATAACAGCAAGCTGTACACCAGCAGCATCGGCTCCTTCCCCATCGTCACCAAGGAGAAGTATTTAGCCTCACCCAAAGGGGAGCGCACCATCTACATGTTCATCCGCCACCCGATCACCATCGGTCTGGGTTACATCTTCATGTTCCTCTACGGCATGTGCATCCGCTCCTTGGTGAGCAACACGGGCAAGCACTGGGACAGTATCGTGGCGCTGGTCTTCCACATCGCCGTGGGCACGGGCATCTTCCTGCTCGCAGGCTGGCCGGGGCTGGTGTTCGGCTTCTTCGCCCCCTTCGTCATCAGCCTTGGGCTGGGTTCCTACCTCTTTTACGCACAGCACAATTTCCCCGGGGTGCAATTCGCCGAGAAGGATGGATGGACCTACCACGATGCGGCGTTGAGCAGCAGCAGCCACATGCGCATGAGCGGGGTGATGCGTTGGTTCCTTGCCAACATCGGCTACCACCACATCCACCACCTCAACCCCCGCATCCCCTTCTACCGGTTGCCGGAGGTCTACAAGGCCATCCCCGAACTACAGAAGGCAAAGGTCACCAGCCTGCTGCCTTGGGACGTGATCAAGTGCCTTCGACTGAAGGTGTGGGACACCGCCAAGCAGCGCATGGTGGGGCGGCGCGAGATCTACGCATAG
- a CDS encoding sigma-54-dependent Fis family transcriptional regulator: MAKILIIDDEKAIRNALRDILEHEKHKVEEAEDGASGLEKAKKGGFDVVLCDIKMPKLDGMEVLEKLMAHDDSIPVVMISGHGTIGTAVEAIKKGAFDFIQKPPDLNRILVTLRNALDRGSLVQETKTLRQKVQKGKADGRMVGTSKALEAIREMVEKVGPSDARVLITGGNGAGKEGVARMLHEKSSRKGGPFIEVNCAAIPGELIESELFGHEKGAFTSAVAQRKGKFELADGGTLFLDEIGDMSLAAQAKVLRALQENRITRVGGDKEIKVNPRVIAATNKDLRKEIAEGRFREDLYHRLSVIPIHVPDLKERIEDIPELVEHFIKMICTEQGCAPKKVSDKAMKELQKLPWTGNVRELRNVVERLVILGGPEIGDADVKRYANS; encoded by the coding sequence ATGGCCAAGATCCTCATCATCGACGACGAAAAGGCGATCCGCAACGCGCTCCGCGACATCCTGGAACATGAGAAGCACAAGGTGGAAGAAGCCGAGGATGGTGCTTCAGGCCTTGAAAAAGCAAAGAAAGGCGGCTTCGACGTGGTGCTTTGCGATATCAAGATGCCCAAGTTGGACGGCATGGAGGTGCTGGAAAAGCTGATGGCGCATGACGATTCCATCCCCGTAGTGATGATCAGCGGGCACGGCACCATCGGCACGGCCGTGGAAGCGATCAAGAAAGGGGCATTCGACTTCATCCAGAAACCGCCGGACCTGAACCGGATCCTGGTGACCCTGCGGAACGCCTTGGACCGCGGCTCGCTGGTACAGGAGACCAAGACCCTCCGCCAGAAGGTACAGAAGGGCAAGGCCGATGGGCGCATGGTCGGAACAAGCAAAGCGCTGGAGGCGATCCGTGAAATGGTGGAGAAGGTCGGCCCGAGCGATGCCCGCGTCTTGATCACCGGCGGCAACGGAGCAGGAAAAGAGGGCGTGGCCCGGATGCTGCATGAAAAGAGCAGCCGAAAGGGCGGCCCCTTCATCGAGGTGAACTGCGCCGCGATCCCCGGGGAACTGATCGAAAGTGAGCTTTTCGGCCATGAAAAAGGCGCTTTCACCAGCGCAGTGGCCCAGCGGAAGGGGAAATTCGAACTGGCCGACGGGGGCACCCTCTTCTTGGACGAGATCGGGGACATGAGCCTGGCCGCCCAGGCCAAGGTGCTTCGGGCCTTGCAGGAAAACCGGATCACCCGGGTGGGCGGCGACAAAGAGATCAAGGTCAACCCGCGGGTGATCGCCGCCACCAACAAAGACCTGCGCAAGGAGATCGCGGAAGGCCGCTTCAGGGAGGACCTGTACCACCGCCTCAGCGTGATCCCCATCCATGTGCCCGACTTGAAGGAGCGGATCGAGGACATCCCGGAGCTGGTGGAGCATTTCATCAAGATGATCTGCACTGAGCAGGGTTGCGCCCCGAAAAAGGTCTCGGACAAGGCGATGAAGGAACTACAGAAACTACCCTGGACGGGAAATGTGCGGGAACTGCGAAATGTGGTGGAACGCTTGGTGATCCTGGGCGGACCGGAGATCGGCGATGCGGATGTCAAACGCTATGCAAACTCCTGA
- a CDS encoding ABC transporter permease, producing the protein MGKTGLIIWREFITRVRKPSFLIMTLLGPLLMVGGITLVVYLGMQESGIQNIVVVDKANLLTNKLQETDDIKFFYEPQDISDSVFKASPYTAMVEVNPLILENNTIQVFYKSLPSQSVQNYLSTQIEKVIEKEKLRVNNVDPEVYQKIKTALNIQLFDIDKQGKQSYDQAKAGIGFAFGYLIFIFIFLYGVQVMRGVMEEKQNRVVEVLISSVKPFQLMMGKIVGVAMVGLTQFLLWVVISLVLGSVGMSFAKDAISSSALEKGNVQMTTQLHSQFEEQAQVQDQESPNEQLDVIMDIWNDLPVAAILGLFLFYFLGGYLLYSSLFAAVGSAVDAETDTQQFMMPITIPMMVGLFIAQTAVYNPDGPAVFWCSIIPFTSPIVMMVRVATGNAFEHLGELFLSMGLLIATFIFTTWLAGRIYRTGILMYGKKVSWKELGKWLFYRG; encoded by the coding sequence ATGGGCAAGACCGGATTGATCATCTGGCGGGAATTCATCACCCGCGTGCGCAAGCCCAGCTTCCTCATCATGACCCTCCTGGGCCCCCTCCTAATGGTGGGCGGCATCACCTTGGTGGTCTACCTCGGCATGCAGGAGAGCGGCATCCAGAACATCGTAGTGGTGGACAAGGCAAACTTGCTGACGAACAAATTACAGGAGACCGACGACATCAAGTTCTTCTACGAGCCGCAAGACATTTCCGACTCCGTGTTCAAGGCCAGCCCTTATACCGCCATGGTGGAGGTGAACCCCTTGATCTTGGAGAACAACACCATCCAGGTGTTTTACAAGAGCCTGCCCAGCCAAAGCGTGCAGAACTACCTCTCCACCCAGATCGAGAAGGTGATCGAAAAGGAAAAGCTGCGCGTGAACAACGTGGATCCCGAGGTCTACCAGAAGATCAAAACCGCTTTGAACATCCAGCTCTTCGACATCGACAAGCAGGGTAAGCAAAGCTACGACCAGGCCAAGGCCGGCATCGGCTTCGCGTTCGGCTATCTCATCTTCATCTTCATATTTCTGTATGGTGTGCAGGTGATGCGCGGGGTTATGGAGGAAAAGCAGAACCGCGTGGTGGAGGTGCTCATCAGCTCGGTGAAACCGTTCCAACTGATGATGGGCAAGATCGTCGGGGTGGCCATGGTGGGCCTCACCCAGTTCCTGCTTTGGGTCGTCATTTCCTTGGTGCTCGGGTCCGTGGGCATGTCCTTCGCCAAGGACGCGATCTCCAGCTCCGCACTGGAAAAGGGCAACGTTCAAATGACCACGCAACTGCACTCCCAGTTCGAGGAACAGGCACAGGTGCAGGACCAGGAAAGCCCGAACGAACAATTGGACGTGATCATGGACATCTGGAACGACCTGCCCGTAGCGGCGATCCTCGGTCTGTTCCTGTTCTATTTCCTCGGAGGCTATCTTCTTTACAGTTCGCTTTTCGCTGCCGTGGGTTCGGCGGTGGATGCCGAGACGGACACGCAGCAGTTCATGATGCCCATCACCATTCCCATGATGGTCGGGCTCTTCATCGCCCAGACTGCGGTGTACAACCCGGACGGCCCGGCGGTGTTCTGGTGCTCGATCATTCCGTTCACATCACCGATCGTGATGATGGTGCGCGTGGCCACCGGGAACGCTTTTGAGCACCTCGGCGAACTTTTCCTGAGCATGGGCCTGTTGATCGCGACGTTCATCTTCACCACCTGGCTCGCGGGCCGCATCTACCGCACAGGGATCCTTATGTACGGCAAGAAGGTCTCGTGGAAGGAACTGGGGAAGTGGTTGTTCTATCGCGGATAA
- a CDS encoding phosphatase produces the protein MKVAVIDLGTNTFKLLVAEQHSGSQKGLHVLHTEELSVFLGRGGIERKEITAEASARGMEALRILMDTAGELGAEHVSGFGTSALRNARNGEAFVEEVHKELGLVIRIIPGEEEAGLILDGVRQAVPFGKKPMLVMDIGGGSTEFILATDRSLMWKHSFELGTTRLFERFPDIDPMGMNTQLRMAQHMDAQLESLWSVVDRHWPTTLVGSAGSFDSIAAMIALERGTPIATDTVSLTFDATEFDALKDQFFAMTRDQRSAMPGLPAHRVDTIIPAMALIERVLLHGMHQLQWSKYSLKEGAAARILP, from the coding sequence ATGAAAGTTGCTGTCATCGACCTCGGTACGAACACCTTCAAATTGCTGGTGGCCGAGCAGCATAGCGGAAGCCAAAAGGGCCTTCACGTACTGCATACGGAGGAGCTCTCCGTTTTCCTGGGCCGGGGCGGAATTGAAAGGAAGGAGATCACGGCAGAGGCATCCGCTCGCGGAATGGAGGCCTTGCGCATACTGATGGATACGGCGGGAGAGCTTGGCGCGGAACACGTGAGCGGATTTGGCACCTCGGCCTTGCGGAATGCACGGAACGGCGAGGCCTTCGTGGAAGAGGTGCACAAGGAGCTTGGTCTGGTGATCAGGATCATTCCCGGTGAGGAGGAAGCCGGTTTGATCCTGGACGGCGTTCGCCAGGCGGTACCGTTCGGGAAGAAGCCCATGCTGGTGATGGACATCGGCGGGGGAAGCACGGAGTTCATCCTGGCCACCGATCGATCACTGATGTGGAAGCACAGTTTCGAACTCGGCACCACGCGCCTGTTCGAACGCTTTCCCGATATCGACCCCATGGGCATGAACACCCAACTGCGCATGGCCCAGCACATGGATGCGCAACTGGAGTCCTTGTGGTCCGTAGTGGACCGGCATTGGCCCACCACCTTGGTCGGTTCCGCAGGCTCTTTCGATTCCATCGCGGCGATGATCGCCTTGGAACGAGGCACGCCGATAGCAACGGATACCGTCTCCCTGACTTTCGATGCCACGGAATTCGATGCCTTGAAGGATCAGTTCTTCGCCATGACGCGCGATCAACGCTCGGCCATGCCCGGGCTGCCCGCGCACCGCGTGGACACCATCATTCCCGCGATGGCGTTGATCGAGCGCGTCCTTCTGCACGGGATGCATCAACTGCAGTGGAGCAAGTATTCCCTGAAGGAAGGGGCGGCGGCACGCATCCTCCCATGA
- the alaS gene encoding alanine--tRNA ligase produces MPTSREIRQAFLDHFAKRGHAIVPSAPMVVKDDPTLMFTNAGMNQFKDLFLGNRPVTDPRIADTQKCLRVSGKHNDLEEVGIDTYHHTMFEMLGNWSFGDYFKKEAVQWAWELLVDTFKIDPANIYVTYFGGDAADKLEADNETRDLWLEYLPGERVLPFSKKDNFWEMGETGPCGPCTEIHADVRSDAEKAKTPGKDLVNNDHPQVIEIWNNVFMQYERKANGSLLPLPAKHVDTGMGFERLCMVLQGKRSNYDTDVFQPLIQALAKSCGKEYGASISGIPGQAISTGGMSRNDGSGERADIAMRVIADHLRAIAFAIADGQLPSNTGAGYVIRRILRRAVRYGYSFLGLQEPFIHALVPVLVEQMGEQFPELAKQQELITNVILEEERSFLRTLELGTKRLEQLVAESKGTLDGAKAFELFDTFGFPIDLTRLMAREQGVDVDMLGFEKELKKQKDRSRAATAITTGDWTELAEGTTEFVGYDELATEAKILRYRKVKDKAGDRYQVVLDRTPFYPEGGGQIGDQGWLAQGGTKVTVLDTRRENQLIVHFTTELPQDVSAPLSAEVDEHRRKLTRRNHSATHLLHYALRKVLGTHVEQKGSMVAPDRLRFDISHFAKVTPEELAQVEAEVKDLVRADLPLQELRDTPVKEAMAMGAMALFGEKYGDAVRVIKFGDSVELCGGIHVPRTGEIGGFRIVSEGALAAGIRRIEAITSEAVEQYVEERLSTLDTLNGLLKHPADITAAVNQLLDQNANLAKEVEKAGHERVGRLQETILAKAVEVNGARVIAEEVDLDANGMRDLAFRLKDANPDLLLVMGARQGDKALLGVMVGQALLDKGVAAPQIIKALASEIKGGGGGQAFYATAGGKDPEGLPRALKKATTLLEPI; encoded by the coding sequence ATGCCCACTTCCCGCGAGATCCGCCAAGCTTTCCTCGACCACTTTGCCAAGCGCGGCCATGCCATCGTGCCCAGCGCGCCGATGGTGGTGAAGGACGACCCCACCCTGATGTTCACCAACGCGGGCATGAACCAGTTCAAGGACCTCTTTCTGGGCAACAGGCCGGTGACGGACCCGCGCATTGCGGACACGCAGAAGTGTCTCCGTGTTTCAGGTAAGCACAACGACCTGGAGGAGGTGGGCATTGATACCTACCACCACACGATGTTCGAGATGCTCGGCAACTGGAGCTTCGGCGATTATTTCAAGAAAGAGGCCGTACAGTGGGCTTGGGAACTGCTGGTGGACACCTTCAAGATCGATCCCGCGAACATCTACGTCACCTATTTCGGTGGTGACGCTGCGGACAAACTGGAGGCGGACAATGAGACGCGCGACCTTTGGCTGGAATACCTGCCTGGTGAACGTGTGCTGCCATTCAGCAAGAAAGACAACTTCTGGGAAATGGGGGAGACCGGTCCCTGCGGCCCTTGCACGGAGATCCATGCGGATGTGCGCTCGGACGCCGAGAAAGCAAAGACACCCGGTAAGGATCTCGTGAACAACGACCATCCACAGGTGATCGAGATCTGGAACAATGTGTTCATGCAGTACGAGCGCAAGGCAAACGGCTCACTGCTCCCGTTGCCCGCCAAGCACGTGGACACCGGCATGGGCTTCGAGCGGTTGTGCATGGTGCTGCAAGGCAAGCGCAGCAACTACGACACAGATGTGTTCCAACCGTTGATCCAGGCGCTTGCCAAGTCCTGCGGAAAGGAATACGGGGCCAGCATTTCCGGGATCCCGGGTCAGGCCATCTCTACGGGAGGCATGTCCCGGAATGACGGGTCTGGGGAAAGGGCGGACATCGCCATGCGTGTGATCGCCGACCACCTGCGGGCCATCGCCTTCGCAATCGCCGACGGGCAGCTGCCCAGCAACACCGGTGCGGGTTATGTGATCCGCAGGATCCTGCGTCGTGCCGTGCGCTACGGGTACAGTTTCCTCGGTCTGCAAGAGCCGTTCATCCATGCGTTGGTACCGGTGCTTGTGGAGCAGATGGGCGAGCAATTTCCGGAACTGGCGAAGCAGCAGGAGTTGATCACCAACGTGATCCTGGAGGAGGAACGCTCCTTCCTGCGCACGTTGGAACTGGGTACGAAGCGGCTTGAGCAATTGGTCGCCGAAAGCAAGGGCACCCTTGACGGGGCCAAGGCTTTCGAGCTGTTCGACACCTTCGGCTTCCCGATCGATCTCACCCGCCTGATGGCCCGTGAACAGGGCGTGGACGTGGACATGCTGGGCTTTGAGAAAGAGCTGAAGAAACAGAAGGACCGTTCACGTGCGGCCACCGCCATCACCACGGGGGATTGGACGGAATTGGCGGAAGGCACCACCGAATTCGTCGGCTATGATGAACTTGCTACCGAGGCCAAGATCCTGCGCTATCGCAAGGTGAAGGACAAGGCAGGTGACCGCTACCAAGTGGTGCTGGACCGCACGCCCTTCTATCCCGAGGGCGGCGGCCAGATCGGTGACCAGGGTTGGTTGGCCCAAGGTGGTACCAAGGTGACCGTACTGGATACCCGGAGGGAGAACCAGTTGATCGTGCATTTTACCACGGAGCTTCCGCAGGATGTTTCCGCGCCGCTCTCGGCGGAAGTGGATGAACACCGCCGCAAGCTCACGCGCCGCAATCACAGCGCTACGCACCTGCTGCACTACGCCTTACGAAAAGTGCTGGGCACGCATGTGGAGCAGAAGGGGTCCATGGTGGCCCCCGACCGTCTGCGTTTTGACATCTCGCACTTCGCCAAGGTCACTCCGGAGGAACTGGCACAAGTGGAGGCTGAGGTGAAGGACCTGGTCCGTGCCGACCTGCCCTTGCAAGAACTGCGGGATACCCCTGTGAAGGAGGCCATGGCCATGGGCGCGATGGCGCTGTTCGGCGAGAAGTACGGGGATGCTGTGCGTGTGATCAAATTCGGTGACAGTGTGGAGCTGTGCGGGGGCATACACGTACCGCGCACAGGCGAGATCGGCGGATTCCGTATTGTCTCCGAAGGAGCGTTGGCAGCGGGGATCCGGCGTATCGAAGCCATCACCAGCGAGGCCGTGGAGCAGTACGTGGAGGAGCGTTTGAGCACCCTCGACACATTGAACGGCCTGTTGAAGCATCCGGCGGACATTACTGCGGCCGTGAATCAGCTTCTGGACCAGAACGCAAATTTGGCCAAGGAGGTGGAGAAAGCCGGGCACGAGCGGGTCGGTCGTTTGCAGGAAACGATCCTGGCCAAAGCCGTGGAAGTGAATGGCGCGCGTGTGATCGCCGAGGAGGTGGACCTGGACGCCAACGGCATGCGGGACCTGGCATTCCGGCTGAAGGATGCCAACCCGGACTTGTTGCTGGTAATGGGCGCCCGTCAAGGTGATAAGGCGCTGTTGGGCGTCATGGTGGGCCAAGCACTTTTGGACAAGGGCGTTGCAGCGCCGCAGATCATCAAGGCGCTTGCAAGCGAGATCAAAGGCGGCGGGGGAGGGCAGGCCTTCTATGCGACGGCCGGGGGCAAGGACCCTGAGGGCCTGCCACGCGCACTGAAAAAGGCGACTACGCTGTTAGAGCCTATTTAG